One window of Alkaliphilus metalliredigens QYMF genomic DNA carries:
- the hemA gene encoding glutamyl-tRNA reductase encodes MKIIVFGITHKKATIDLREKVAFSQSKKQEAYSLLKESPFIHEAVILSTCNRSEVFAVVQDTSIARRWFKRFYTDFFQLKETALEGCNHFEKGREAVQYLYHVCVGVDSLVIGEDQILGQVKEAHAEALDFAATGKILNKLFLEAVTTAKEVKTETAISENALSISSIAVKQMENHLKGLVGKTVLVVGFGKMSRIAIENLLCKGIKRLYICNRTKESVQELIEKHPQIHYLSYDQKYEMLNGVDAVISATGAPHFIFYKEDMEKIYQKHRPMCMIDIALPRDIDPAVKEIEGIELFHIDDLKEIANENLAYRMDCIEIIKQSINEAIEKYEGWYQCLPIYPRIQAIKAYSETLTDQELEKLFKRLDHMAEEDRQVIEVVVKSLVKKMWKTPILQLKDAGIRGNGEAFAAFVDEFLGLDAGCGK; translated from the coding sequence ATGAAAATTATTGTATTTGGCATTACACATAAAAAAGCGACAATTGACCTTCGGGAAAAGGTGGCCTTTTCCCAATCAAAGAAACAGGAGGCCTACTCATTATTGAAGGAGAGTCCATTCATCCATGAGGCTGTGATTCTCTCCACCTGTAACCGCAGTGAGGTTTTTGCGGTTGTTCAAGATACATCAATTGCAAGACGTTGGTTTAAGCGTTTTTATACTGATTTTTTTCAGCTTAAGGAAACCGCATTAGAAGGATGCAATCACTTTGAAAAAGGGAGAGAGGCAGTCCAATACCTATATCATGTCTGTGTTGGTGTAGATTCTCTTGTCATAGGAGAGGATCAGATTTTAGGGCAGGTGAAGGAAGCTCATGCTGAGGCATTGGACTTTGCTGCAACGGGGAAGATTTTAAACAAGCTCTTTCTAGAAGCAGTCACCACAGCAAAGGAAGTAAAAACTGAAACCGCAATTTCAGAAAATGCCCTGTCCATCAGTTCCATTGCCGTGAAGCAAATGGAGAATCACCTCAAGGGTTTAGTTGGTAAAACTGTGTTGGTGGTTGGTTTTGGAAAGATGAGTAGAATCGCTATTGAAAACCTACTCTGTAAGGGGATCAAGAGGCTATACATTTGTAACCGAACAAAGGAAAGTGTACAGGAATTAATTGAAAAGCATCCCCAGATACATTATCTTTCCTATGATCAAAAGTATGAAATGCTTAATGGAGTAGATGCTGTCATCAGTGCAACAGGGGCACCTCATTTCATCTTTTATAAGGAGGATATGGAAAAAATATATCAGAAGCATCGGCCCATGTGTATGATTGATATTGCATTGCCTAGAGACATCGATCCCGCTGTAAAAGAGATAGAAGGAATTGAGCTTTTTCATATTGATGATTTAAAGGAAATTGCCAATGAAAACCTTGCTTATCGAATGGATTGTATCGAAATAATCAAGCAGTCAATTAATGAAGCCATTGAGAAGTATGAAGGATGGTATCAATGCCTACCTATTTATCCTAGGATCCAGGCCATCAAAGCATATAGCGAGACCCTAACGGATCAAGAGCTAGAAAAGCTTTTTAAAAGGTTAGATCATATGGCGGAAGAAGATCGTCAAGTCATTGAAGTTGTGGTGAAGAGCTTGGTCAAAAAGATGTGGAAAACCCCTATTCTACAACTTAAGGATGCAGGAATAAGGGGAAATGGAGAGGCATTTGCCGCCTTCGTAGATGAGTTCCTGGGGTTAGATGCCGGCTGTGGTAAATAG
- a CDS encoding precorrin-2 dehydrogenase/sirohydrochlorin ferrochelatase family protein, protein MTKYYPIMLNIEEKKCTVVGGGRVAERKVKSLLEHGAVVTVMSPTLTDALQEMVRQGQLLHHQKHYETGDLRGSYLVYVATDDLQVSQACHEEASRENILMNVVDVPRLCDFTVPAIVRRGPLTVAIASDGKSPMLSRKIREELEKRFGQHYEDVLELLGEMRVQALNEINEIEDRKQLFQQLIYEHDVENLGKKGKEILWREAWQFYEAFKKQLKGCDKNENNKNRIKSQSAGPSSSRNHY, encoded by the coding sequence ATGACAAAATACTATCCGATTATGTTAAATATTGAGGAAAAAAAATGTACAGTAGTTGGGGGAGGCAGAGTGGCAGAGCGGAAGGTCAAATCATTATTAGAGCACGGTGCAGTGGTGACTGTCATGAGTCCTACTTTGACAGATGCCTTGCAGGAAATGGTTCGACAGGGTCAACTCCTTCATCATCAAAAGCACTATGAGACAGGGGATTTAAGGGGAAGCTATTTGGTTTATGTTGCCACAGACGATCTACAGGTAAGTCAAGCCTGTCATGAAGAGGCATCTAGGGAAAATATTCTGATGAACGTTGTTGATGTACCAAGGCTTTGTGATTTTACTGTGCCTGCTATTGTCCGGCGGGGCCCATTGACAGTAGCTATTGCCAGTGATGGAAAAAGCCCTATGCTCTCACGTAAAATCAGAGAAGAGCTAGAAAAACGGTTTGGGCAGCATTATGAGGATGTCCTAGAGCTATTAGGTGAGATGCGGGTCCAGGCATTAAATGAAATTAATGAAATTGAGGATCGAAAACAACTATTTCAGCAGTTGATATATGAACATGATGTAGAGAATTTAGGAAAAAAAGGCAAGGAGATCCTATGGCGGGAAGCCTGGCAGTTTTATGAAGCGTTCAAAAAACAATTAAAGGGTTGTGACAAAAATGAGAACAATAAAAATCGGATCAAGAGCCAGTCAGCTGGCCCTAGTTCAAGCAGAAATCATTATTAA
- the hemC gene encoding hydroxymethylbilane synthase: protein MRTIKIGSRASQLALVQAEIIINMLKEKFPQYTYEIIKITTLGDRILDKTLDKIGGKGLFVKEIQKALAEEKIDLAIHSMKDMPGETPEELVLGAITKREDPRDVLITRENKSLEELPKGAVIGSSSLRRQAQVMALRGDIKVVPIRGNVGTRLGKIETESLDGVILAAAGLNRLGLKEKISSYLEIEDFTPAVGQGALGCEARRKDIEMLEMLLAINHEETYRCVMAERAFLKLLEGGCHVPIGAYGQQQGQELHMTGMVASSDGRRVIKEQVMGDIADFQALGIQLGETLIEKGAKEILETVNTDNRIVNTEGS, encoded by the coding sequence ATGAGAACAATAAAAATCGGATCAAGAGCCAGTCAGCTGGCCCTAGTTCAAGCAGAAATCATTATTAATATGCTAAAGGAAAAATTCCCTCAATACACCTATGAAATCATTAAGATCACAACATTAGGAGACCGCATACTGGATAAAACATTAGATAAAATTGGCGGTAAGGGACTTTTTGTAAAGGAAATTCAAAAGGCACTAGCTGAAGAAAAAATCGATTTAGCCATTCACAGTATGAAGGACATGCCTGGTGAGACCCCAGAGGAGCTGGTGTTAGGAGCCATTACAAAGAGGGAGGATCCCCGAGATGTGTTGATCACAAGGGAAAATAAATCCCTAGAGGAATTGCCCAAGGGCGCAGTGATTGGAAGCAGTAGCCTAAGAAGACAGGCACAAGTAATGGCACTCAGGGGAGACATCAAAGTGGTTCCCATTCGTGGAAATGTAGGAACGAGACTTGGGAAAATAGAGACAGAATCATTGGATGGTGTGATTCTAGCTGCAGCGGGATTAAACCGCCTGGGGCTGAAAGAGAAAATTTCTAGCTATTTAGAAATAGAGGACTTCACGCCTGCCGTAGGCCAAGGGGCCTTGGGCTGTGAAGCAAGACGAAAGGATATAGAGATGTTGGAGATGCTTTTAGCCATCAATCATGAAGAAACCTATCGATGTGTCATGGCAGAGCGGGCATTCTTAAAGCTATTGGAAGGGGGATGTCATGTTCCCATCGGAGCCTATGGACAGCAGCAGGGACAGGAGTTACATATGACGGGTATGGTAGCCTCTTCCGATGGCAGGAGAGTCATTAAAGAGCAAGTCATGGGAGACATTGCAGATTTTCAAGCCTTAGGAATCCAATTAGGTGAGACCCTGATTGAAAAGGGCGCTAAGGAAATACTGGAGACCGTGAATACAGATAATAGGATAGTCAATACAGAGGGTTCTTAG
- the cobA gene encoding uroporphyrinogen-III C-methyltransferase, whose product MSKGYVYLVGAGPGDEELITVKGLRCIQEADVILYDRLANPALLKNKRDEAECIDVGKSPKRHAYTQEEINELLVLQAHKGKTVTRLKGGDPYVFGRGGEEALALRKARIPFEVVPGITSAIAVPNYGGIPVTHRNVSTSFHVITGHEDPLKEKSSVNYEALAKLEGTLVFLMGVGNLEEIVNQLRRYGKPKETPIALVHQGTTAKQRTVTGTLESIVTVVKEKKITSPSVIVIGEVVRLQDELNWFESLPLHGQRILVTRTREQASQLSTKLKALGGDVVEYPTIEIRPAQDIEGVNAKLKRIHQGDYIIFTSVNGVKAFFERLKALKMDVREMGPGKLVAIGPATAKALEEKGLLVEVIPETYVAEGIIDCLKESIKEGDKVFLPRANIARKALNEGLEALGAQVEEIEIYETVLPVQGEQHLRELLVEGIDWITFTSSSTVQNFMDLLGKEDRHLLESVKIASIGPITGKTAKKLGLPVDVQAKEYTIAGLVQAMMEVQ is encoded by the coding sequence ATGTCAAAGGGTTACGTCTATTTAGTAGGGGCAGGTCCAGGAGATGAAGAACTGATCACAGTAAAGGGATTGCGCTGTATCCAAGAGGCTGATGTCATTTTATATGATCGGTTGGCCAATCCAGCCCTTTTAAAGAATAAAAGAGACGAGGCAGAATGCATAGATGTAGGGAAGTCTCCAAAACGCCATGCCTATACCCAAGAGGAAATCAATGAACTATTGGTGCTTCAGGCTCATAAAGGCAAGACGGTGACCCGACTAAAGGGGGGAGATCCCTATGTTTTTGGCAGGGGTGGAGAAGAGGCCCTGGCCCTTAGAAAAGCACGGATTCCCTTTGAAGTGGTGCCGGGTATTACTTCCGCCATTGCTGTACCAAACTATGGTGGGATTCCAGTGACCCACAGAAATGTCAGCACTTCTTTTCATGTCATTACAGGCCATGAAGATCCCCTGAAGGAAAAATCCAGTGTCAATTATGAAGCCCTGGCAAAGCTAGAGGGGACTTTGGTATTTTTAATGGGGGTAGGTAATTTAGAGGAGATTGTTAATCAATTACGGAGATATGGAAAGCCAAAGGAGACACCCATTGCACTGGTTCATCAAGGCACCACAGCAAAACAAAGGACTGTCACAGGCACCCTGGAAAGCATTGTAACAGTGGTCAAGGAAAAGAAAATCACCTCGCCATCGGTCATTGTGATTGGGGAAGTCGTTAGACTTCAGGATGAACTCAATTGGTTTGAGTCCCTACCACTTCACGGTCAAAGAATATTGGTGACCCGAACCCGAGAACAAGCCAGTCAACTTTCCACTAAGCTTAAGGCATTAGGAGGAGATGTGGTAGAATATCCCACAATCGAAATTCGCCCAGCCCAGGATATTGAAGGGGTCAATGCAAAGCTTAAACGAATTCACCAAGGGGATTACATTATTTTTACAAGCGTCAATGGGGTTAAGGCATTTTTTGAAAGACTGAAGGCGCTGAAAATGGACGTAAGAGAAATGGGTCCAGGAAAATTGGTAGCCATTGGACCTGCAACGGCTAAGGCCTTGGAGGAAAAAGGTCTTTTGGTTGAAGTGATTCCCGAAACCTATGTGGCGGAAGGAATTATTGATTGCCTTAAGGAAAGCATTAAAGAAGGAGATAAGGTGTTTTTACCCCGGGCAAACATTGCTCGAAAGGCACTGAATGAGGGGCTAGAGGCACTGGGAGCACAGGTGGAGGAAATCGAAATTTATGAAACTGTCCTACCGGTCCAAGGAGAGCAGCACCTAAGGGAGCTATTAGTAGAGGGGATTGATTGGATTACATTTACAAGTTCTTCTACTGTCCAAAATTTTATGGATTTACTGGGGAAAGAAGACCGACATTTACTTGAGAGTGTTAAAATTGCTTCCATTGGACCCATTACGGGAAAGACCGCAAAAAAACTAGGCTTACCAGTGGATGTACAGGCCAAGGAATATACCATAGCAGGACTGGTTCAAGCCATGATGGAGGTACAATAG